The window TCGTCAACATCAACACGGCTGACGCCGCCCAGCTGATCGAGCTGCCGCGCGTCGGCCCCAAGCTGGCTCAGCGCATCCTGGATTACCGCAAAAGCAACGGCAACTTCAAGCGCGTCCAGGACCTGATGAAGGTCAAGGGCATCGGCGAAAAGGTCTTCGCCAAGTT of the Candidatus Aminicenantes bacterium genome contains:
- a CDS encoding ComEA family DNA-binding protein, encoding MTKTNKIFTLLVILAMAAASTVSLGAAEKQAAAGGDKLVNINTADAAQLIELPRVGPKLAQRILDYRKSNGNFKRVQDLMKVKGIGEKVFAKLQPLITI